From the Caldalkalibacillus uzonensis genome, one window contains:
- a CDS encoding ABC transporter permease has protein sequence MTRPNLKQWLADKMIFLKSFRRGNETEKEEMGIKPQLDKETPHPFWVLVQKEVTDHMRSWRYVILLAILLLTCMGSLYTALMSIRDAVSGEGSDVGFVFLKLFTVSDGTLPPFITFVGFLGPLLGITLGFDAVNSELNKRTLIRILAQPVPRDYVINAKFVGALMMIGLLFFGLGFLVMGLGLMMIGIPPTPEEFLRMLAFLILSVVYVAFWLNLAILFSIRFRQAATSALASIAVWLFFSVFYQLIVNMIGLARGSTGLAPEASATAQQIQLVQALLRLSPNHLFSEATTTLLVPSIRSLGPLTMEQVYGALPTPLPLGQSLMLVWPQVTALIAVTMLCFAFSYVSFMRQDIRAR, from the coding sequence GTGACTCGCCCCAACCTTAAACAGTGGTTAGCTGATAAGATGATATTCTTAAAATCGTTTAGAAGGGGTAACGAAACAGAGAAAGAAGAAATGGGTATAAAACCGCAGCTTGACAAAGAGACGCCCCATCCCTTTTGGGTATTGGTTCAAAAAGAAGTGACAGATCATATGCGCAGCTGGAGGTATGTCATTTTACTGGCGATTCTCTTGTTAACCTGCATGGGTTCGTTATATACCGCTTTGATGAGCATCAGGGATGCGGTATCCGGGGAAGGCTCTGATGTGGGATTTGTTTTTCTGAAATTGTTCACAGTCTCTGATGGCACATTGCCCCCGTTTATTACTTTTGTTGGGTTTTTAGGCCCCTTGCTAGGAATTACCTTGGGCTTTGATGCGGTCAATTCAGAGCTAAACAAACGGACATTAATTCGCATTTTGGCTCAGCCGGTTCCCAGAGATTATGTCATTAATGCCAAATTTGTCGGAGCGTTAATGATGATTGGCCTTCTGTTCTTCGGACTGGGCTTCCTGGTCATGGGCTTGGGATTAATGATGATTGGCATTCCGCCCACACCAGAGGAATTTTTACGCATGCTTGCTTTCCTCATTCTCAGTGTGGTCTATGTGGCCTTCTGGTTAAATTTGGCCATTCTGTTTTCCATCCGTTTCAGACAGGCGGCCACTTCTGCCTTGGCCAGTATTGCCGTATGGCTGTTTTTCTCTGTGTTTTACCAACTGATTGTCAATATGATCGGCTTAGCCCGGGGCAGCACTGGCCTGGCACCGGAGGCGTCTGCTACTGCCCAACAAATTCAGTTGGTGCAAGCCTTGTTACGATTATCTCCCAATCACCTGTTTAGTGAAGCAACAACGACCCTGCTGGTGCCTTCCATTCGCAGCCTGGGGCCGCTCACCATGGAACAAGTGTACGGCGCCCTGCCCACACCCCTTCCGCTGGGGCAAAGTTTAATGCTGGTTTGGCCACAGGTGACCGCATTGATCGCGGTGACCATGCTCTGCTTTGCCTTCTCGTATGTTTCATTTATGAGGCAAGACATCCGTGCTAGATAG
- a CDS encoding ABC transporter ATP-binding protein → MGVIELEGLTKIYDDYTAVDHIDLSVEQGEIFGLLGPNGAGKTTTILMMLGLIEPTSGSVRVCQIDSIRYPMEVKQRVGYLPDDLGFYDERTGLENLLLTAQLNGIPLKEARSRAEILLDRVGLAHAAHQKAGTYSRGMRQRLGLADVLMKKPEVIVLDEPTLGLDPEGMQELLALIQSLSRNENMTVLLSSHHLYQVQQICDRVGLFVGGRLMAVGPIDQLAREMFKDEPLVVFLRCSPASDQLREEVLSVPGVISAETEGDQWEVTCERDVSAEIARTVVENGARLQHLFTKDYGLDEIYRRYF, encoded by the coding sequence ATGGGTGTGATTGAACTTGAAGGATTGACGAAAATATATGACGATTATACAGCTGTTGACCATATTGATCTGTCTGTGGAACAGGGGGAAATCTTTGGCCTCTTGGGGCCAAACGGAGCCGGAAAAACGACTACTATTTTGATGATGCTGGGTTTAATCGAACCCACTTCCGGTTCCGTACGTGTCTGTCAGATTGATTCAATCCGCTATCCCATGGAAGTGAAACAGCGAGTGGGCTACTTACCCGATGATCTTGGCTTTTACGATGAGCGGACAGGGCTGGAAAACCTGCTCCTCACCGCCCAATTAAACGGCATCCCGCTCAAGGAGGCCCGCTCAAGAGCGGAAATCCTGCTAGACAGAGTAGGGTTGGCCCACGCAGCCCATCAAAAAGCGGGTACTTACTCCCGGGGAATGAGACAGCGGCTGGGATTGGCCGATGTGTTAATGAAAAAACCGGAAGTGATTGTGCTTGATGAGCCCACATTGGGGCTTGACCCGGAGGGGATGCAAGAACTGCTGGCCTTAATCCAGTCTTTAAGCCGGAATGAAAATATGACGGTCCTTTTGTCCTCACACCATTTGTATCAGGTGCAGCAGATTTGTGACCGGGTGGGCTTGTTTGTGGGCGGGCGCCTGATGGCGGTTGGTCCCATTGATCAACTGGCTCGAGAGATGTTTAAGGATGAACCGCTGGTTGTCTTTCTCAGATGTTCACCAGCATCCGATCAGCTCCGGGAAGAGGTGCTGTCAGTACCAGGCGTCATCAGTGCAGAAACGGAGGGAGACCAGTGGGAAGTGACCTGTGAACGGGATGTCAGCGCTGAGATCGCCAGGACTGTTGTGGAGAACGGCGCCCGACTGCAGCATCTCTTTACCAAGGATTATGGCCTTGATGAGATTTACCGCCGCTATTTTTAA
- a CDS encoding COG1470 family protein, producing MHWARRVNNRRGLRLLLITVLGVSLIGLGQMSALAQPALELFTPYPGVSVTPGESLNYEIEVINNGSGIQFVTFRIEGLADDWNYHLTADGRDIKRLSVRPGQSETVYLQVDVPLQIDKGEYEFRLVGSGSGNVRAVLPITVDVTEEGTYRTELTSEQPNMEGHADSNFTFKASLRNRTASEQLYSLSADAPRGWQVRFESGGQHVTSVNVDPNGVQDINIEVNPPEGITDGTYTIPITAATSGTKATLELEVVITGTYDLVVSTPSERLNFDITAGRSKTIELEVTNQGTADLRDISLEASAPVNWEVSFEPERIDVLPPGESARVRATVTADQNALAGDYVLNIDASAPEVSNSASFRATVKTPLLWGWIGILIIAGVIGGIGYLFKTYGRR from the coding sequence ATGCATTGGGCGAGAAGAGTGAATAACAGACGTGGCTTACGCTTGTTGCTGATCACGGTGCTGGGGGTGAGCCTGATTGGGCTGGGCCAGATGAGTGCTTTGGCACAGCCGGCACTGGAACTGTTTACGCCTTACCCAGGGGTGTCGGTGACTCCTGGAGAGTCGCTCAACTATGAGATTGAGGTGATTAACAATGGCTCCGGTATTCAGTTTGTGACCTTCCGAATTGAAGGGTTAGCTGATGATTGGAACTATCATTTGACCGCGGACGGACGGGATATTAAGCGACTGTCTGTGCGTCCCGGTCAAAGTGAAACGGTCTATTTGCAAGTGGATGTGCCGCTGCAAATTGACAAGGGGGAGTATGAATTCCGTTTGGTGGGTTCAGGCTCCGGCAATGTGCGAGCCGTGTTGCCCATTACGGTGGATGTGACCGAAGAAGGGACTTATCGGACAGAACTAACCAGTGAGCAGCCTAATATGGAAGGACATGCCGATTCCAACTTTACGTTTAAAGCCAGCTTGCGTAACCGGACGGCAAGTGAGCAGCTTTATTCCTTATCGGCAGACGCGCCCCGGGGATGGCAGGTGCGCTTTGAGTCAGGGGGCCAGCATGTCACCTCAGTCAATGTAGATCCCAATGGAGTGCAAGATATTAACATTGAGGTGAATCCGCCTGAGGGTATCACAGATGGCACTTACACTATTCCAATCACGGCGGCCACCAGTGGCACAAAAGCCACTTTGGAATTGGAAGTGGTCATTACGGGGACATATGATCTGGTGGTCAGCACGCCAAGTGAACGGTTAAATTTTGATATCACGGCTGGCAGAAGCAAAACAATTGAACTGGAAGTGACCAACCAGGGTACGGCTGATTTGAGAGATATCAGCTTGGAGGCATCTGCTCCGGTCAACTGGGAGGTCAGCTTTGAACCGGAACGCATTGATGTGTTGCCGCCAGGAGAGTCAGCCCGGGTGCGGGCAACGGTGACAGCAGATCAAAATGCCTTGGCCGGGGACTATGTGCTAAATATTGATGCCAGCGCACCGGAAGTGTCCAACTCTGCATCCTTCAGGGCAACGGTTAAAACACCATTGTTGTGGGGTTGGATTGGCATTTTAATTATAGCCGGGGTTATCGGGGGTATTGGTTATCTGTTTAAAACATACGGGAGGCGATAA
- a CDS encoding RNA polymerase sigma factor — protein MGKTKHELLLLIKRVNRGSEEAFDFLYEKYLPLIFRIAMTMLKNRHEAEDVCHDIFLELLNQPERYDPCRGSLEAWLAVKTKSKCLDRLRAQKKHLTGLAEQAEIGGAANDDPTVQHTLSKELKETLAKALQQIPAPQRQVLQHAYFREESHRSIARQMKRPLGTVKSMIRYGLKNMRKQLEEWHWQGPGGEDSR, from the coding sequence ATGGGGAAAACAAAGCACGAACTGCTATTATTAATTAAGCGGGTCAACAGGGGCTCGGAAGAAGCATTTGATTTTCTATACGAAAAATACCTCCCGCTGATCTTTCGCATTGCCATGACCATGTTAAAAAACAGACATGAAGCTGAAGATGTGTGCCATGATATATTTTTGGAACTTTTAAACCAACCTGAGCGCTACGATCCCTGTCGCGGCTCATTGGAAGCATGGCTCGCAGTGAAAACAAAGAGCAAGTGCCTGGACCGGTTGAGAGCCCAAAAGAAACACTTGACAGGGCTGGCAGAACAAGCGGAGATTGGCGGAGCTGCTAATGATGATCCGACTGTGCAGCACACCTTATCCAAAGAATTAAAAGAAACCCTGGCCAAAGCTTTACAACAGATTCCAGCCCCTCAGCGGCAAGTGCTTCAGCATGCCTATTTCAGGGAAGAGAGCCACCGTTCCATAGCCAGACAAATGAAGCGACCGCTAGGTACGGTCAAATCCATGATCCGTTACGGGTTAAAAAACATGAGAAAACAACTTGAAGAATGGCATTGGCAAGGTCCCGGAGGAGAGGATAGCCGGTGA
- a CDS encoding anti-sigma factor, which yields MSHANRCLSDEMIVDTLLNQLPEQQMEQVEAHLKHCAHCHKRLEEWAVLLGTHSHPECEREIATSFPRIEKRLKKTIGFSKRRSKPLGPKPAVLSLISGLLVCFSLVTGWWASQDSNHEPSHMQSDLIQESQFLIDPQTLHYRIGLANNPHSQQWGVLAYSVKGNLWVNHASQEVIIFLEGLEPLDDRDYQVWINTGHAENNAGVVQMETDKAYLYWSGEETTGIEFIRISVEPKGGSQVPTGPEALFIRLNQSSLNYNPVGEHP from the coding sequence GTGAGTCATGCAAACCGCTGCTTAAGTGATGAAATGATTGTTGATACGTTATTAAATCAATTGCCCGAGCAACAGATGGAACAGGTTGAAGCGCATCTCAAGCACTGCGCACACTGTCACAAGCGCTTGGAAGAATGGGCCGTACTTCTGGGGACACACTCCCACCCCGAATGTGAAAGGGAGATAGCCACCTCCTTTCCCCGGATAGAGAAGCGTTTAAAGAAAACGATCGGTTTTTCCAAACGACGTTCCAAGCCTCTGGGACCAAAACCAGCTGTGTTATCTCTGATTAGTGGCTTGCTCGTCTGTTTCAGTTTGGTCACCGGATGGTGGGCCAGCCAAGACAGTAATCACGAGCCCTCCCACATGCAGAGTGACCTCATCCAGGAATCCCAATTTTTGATTGACCCCCAAACCCTGCATTACCGCATTGGCTTGGCCAACAACCCCCATTCACAGCAATGGGGAGTATTGGCTTACAGTGTCAAAGGTAATCTATGGGTGAACCATGCCAGTCAGGAAGTGATTATCTTTCTGGAAGGACTAGAACCCCTCGACGATCGGGATTACCAGGTCTGGATTAATACCGGCCATGCGGAAAATAACGCGGGGGTCGTCCAAATGGAAACAGACAAGGCCTATTTGTATTGGAGTGGAGAGGAGACAACAGGCATTGAATTTATCCGGATCAGTGTTGAACCCAAAGGAGGCAGCCAGGTTCCCACAGGTCCTGAAGCGCTGTTTATCCGTTTAAATCAATCTTCTTTAAATTACAACCCAGTTGGTGAACACCCCTGA
- a CDS encoding methyl-accepting chemotaxis protein, with protein sequence MSIDKGGFFLSRKLFDSNYFYLLSKKFTRGFNKLLSFRPRFKFRSGSNGQHEQRQSLLGRLKLSHRLYLSFSLIFIVLILVGGMGLYTADQLKDSTEEIYEEHLLAVVDMMELARLFESLNSNVGAALLGREEEMEQQLDVIREIRQDLQSLLDELIVVWEAEGKEEVGTFITLWEYYSERLDRIMIWLGGGGDIRSDISQRDVAISYYNSTLLPQVNSLNRFIQSWVEERSQLAQQSYMEASQSQERLFFAMLGFMGGALVLIINLSVMLPRSIRIPLSILANRLNRLAQGDLTGDKLIVSSNDEIGQLSHSFNEMNDSLEKLIREVYESAEQVSATAQQLTNHTREISSVTEEVTLSIQHIASGAEAQVSGAEKSADGMSQISSGIGTISQTVTEVEQSARNMADRAEQGDGSIEKISQQMSMIGHSVQNAAKVIEALTKSAAQISQISAAISDISDQTNLLALNASIEAARAGEYGRGFAVVANEVKKLADQSARSAEEVTRLITHMQENTDQVVREMNKVTEDFQAGQSIVEMAREQFSNILNAARYVSQQVEDISRATQEIATNSTHVVERIKETEHIAKEASSNIQNVSASSEEQLAFMQEIQSSADALSEMATNLYQLLGRFRTS encoded by the coding sequence ATGAGCATAGACAAAGGAGGTTTTTTTTTGAGCAGGAAACTATTTGATTCAAATTATTTCTATCTTTTATCAAAAAAATTCACTCGAGGATTTAATAAACTGCTCTCGTTCCGGCCTCGCTTTAAGTTTAGGTCTGGTTCTAATGGTCAACATGAGCAACGCCAAAGTCTTCTTGGACGGTTAAAGCTCTCCCACAGGCTCTATCTTTCATTTTCTCTTATATTTATCGTACTGATACTTGTGGGCGGTATGGGGCTTTATACAGCTGACCAGCTTAAAGATTCTACTGAAGAAATATATGAGGAGCATTTGCTAGCTGTAGTCGATATGATGGAACTGGCCCGGTTGTTTGAATCCCTCAACAGCAATGTTGGCGCTGCCTTATTGGGCAGAGAAGAAGAAATGGAACAACAACTGGATGTCATTAGGGAAATCAGGCAGGATTTACAATCTCTCTTGGATGAGTTAATTGTTGTATGGGAAGCAGAAGGGAAAGAAGAAGTTGGTACATTTATCACTTTATGGGAATACTATTCTGAACGTTTGGACCGGATTATGATTTGGTTGGGTGGCGGAGGGGATATAAGATCAGACATAAGCCAACGGGATGTAGCCATTTCATATTACAACAGTACTCTCTTACCGCAAGTAAATTCTCTTAATAGATTTATTCAAAGTTGGGTAGAAGAGAGAAGTCAACTTGCCCAGCAAAGTTACATGGAAGCTTCACAATCGCAAGAACGGCTGTTTTTTGCTATGCTCGGTTTTATGGGAGGAGCTCTGGTTTTGATCATTAACTTGTCCGTCATGCTCCCGCGCTCTATCCGCATCCCCCTTTCAATACTGGCGAACCGCTTAAATCGTCTGGCCCAGGGGGATTTAACGGGAGATAAACTCATTGTCTCAAGCAATGACGAAATAGGTCAGCTGTCCCACTCATTTAATGAGATGAATGACTCCCTCGAAAAGCTGATTCGTGAAGTTTATGAGAGTGCGGAACAGGTTTCAGCTACTGCCCAGCAGCTGACAAACCATACCAGGGAAATTTCATCCGTGACAGAGGAAGTGACTCTGTCCATTCAACACATTGCAAGTGGAGCAGAAGCACAGGTGAGCGGTGCTGAAAAAAGTGCCGATGGTATGAGTCAGATCAGTTCAGGAATAGGAACGATCTCTCAAACAGTCACAGAAGTTGAACAAAGCGCCCGCAACATGGCGGACCGAGCCGAGCAAGGAGATGGATCAATCGAAAAGATAAGCCAGCAAATGTCCATGATTGGCCACTCTGTCCAGAACGCAGCAAAGGTGATAGAAGCGTTAACAAAAAGCGCAGCTCAAATCAGCCAAATCTCAGCAGCTATTTCGGATATATCCGATCAAACGAATCTCTTGGCACTTAATGCCTCGATTGAAGCAGCAAGAGCTGGGGAATACGGCCGTGGCTTTGCTGTTGTAGCTAATGAAGTGAAAAAGTTAGCCGATCAGTCAGCCCGTTCCGCTGAAGAAGTGACCCGCCTGATCACACATATGCAAGAGAATACTGATCAAGTTGTACGGGAAATGAATAAGGTAACGGAGGATTTTCAAGCTGGCCAATCAATCGTTGAAATGGCTCGCGAGCAGTTTAGTAACATACTGAACGCTGCCCGTTATGTCAGTCAACAAGTGGAGGACATTTCAAGAGCCACTCAGGAAATTGCCACAAATTCGACACACGTTGTTGAGCGAATTAAAGAAACTGAACATATTGCTAAAGAAGCTTCCAGCAATATCCAGAATGTGTCTGCATCATCCGAGGAGCAATTGGCCTTTATGCAAGAAATTCAGTCTTCGGCGGATGCGCTAAGCGAAATGGCTACAAACCTTTATCAATTGCTTGGCCGTTTCCGAACGTCTTAA
- a CDS encoding Glu/Leu/Phe/Val family dehydrogenase produces MKRVKVVQKNEEKLNPYEIVQTQIETAAKKLSIGEHVINILKKPKRVITVTFPVKMDDGSVRVFEGYRSQHNDAIGPAKGGIRFHPSVNRDEVIALSMWMTFKCGVVGLPLGGGKGGVNCDPTQLSAGELERISRAFMEAIAEFVGPDKDVPAPDVYTNPQVMGWMMDTYCRMNKSFVPGVITGKPVIIGGSLGRHEATARGCVLTVREAMKEMHKPLAGATVAIQGFGNAGRIAARLLSEMGCRIVAVSDSKCAIYKQDGLDVSLLERLKDEASLVHYNGATLISQDELLALNVDVLIPAALENVITAQNAGDVQASIIAEAANGPTTPEADRILASKGILVIPDILANAGGVTVSYFEGVQNVMNYYWSEEEVNSKLEQVMVSSYAKVSRMAKEYGTDMRTAAFMLSILRVKEAMEARGWI; encoded by the coding sequence ATGAAAAGAGTCAAAGTGGTTCAAAAAAACGAAGAAAAGTTAAATCCGTATGAAATTGTGCAGACCCAAATTGAAACTGCAGCAAAGAAATTGAGCATAGGAGAGCACGTGATTAATATCCTGAAGAAACCAAAACGGGTGATTACGGTTACATTCCCTGTTAAGATGGATGACGGTTCCGTCCGAGTTTTTGAGGGATATCGTTCTCAGCATAACGACGCCATTGGTCCTGCCAAAGGGGGAATTCGTTTTCATCCCAGCGTGAACAGGGATGAAGTGATAGCACTCTCCATGTGGATGACTTTTAAGTGCGGTGTTGTGGGGCTTCCTCTGGGAGGAGGAAAAGGTGGAGTCAACTGTGATCCGACGCAGTTGAGTGCAGGTGAATTGGAGAGAATCAGCCGCGCCTTTATGGAGGCCATCGCAGAGTTCGTTGGCCCCGATAAAGATGTTCCGGCTCCAGATGTCTATACCAATCCACAGGTTATGGGCTGGATGATGGATACGTACTGCCGTATGAATAAATCTTTTGTTCCTGGAGTTATTACTGGCAAACCTGTTATTATTGGCGGCTCTTTAGGACGTCATGAAGCCACTGCCCGCGGTTGTGTGCTGACAGTCAGGGAAGCGATGAAAGAGATGCACAAGCCACTGGCTGGCGCTACTGTAGCCATACAAGGGTTTGGCAATGCAGGGCGGATTGCGGCCCGGTTGCTCAGTGAGATGGGCTGCAGGATTGTAGCCGTCTCTGATTCCAAATGTGCCATCTATAAGCAAGATGGTCTGGATGTCTCCCTTCTAGAACGTTTAAAAGATGAAGCTTCTTTGGTTCACTATAATGGAGCCACGCTGATCTCTCAAGATGAGTTGTTGGCTTTGAACGTGGATGTTTTGATTCCTGCAGCCCTTGAGAATGTGATTACTGCCCAGAACGCCGGTGATGTTCAGGCCAGCATCATTGCTGAAGCGGCCAACGGCCCAACGACACCTGAAGCGGACCGCATACTGGCGAGCAAGGGGATTCTGGTTATTCCTGATATATTGGCCAATGCGGGGGGCGTCACGGTCTCTTATTTTGAAGGGGTTCAAAACGTGATGAATTATTATTGGAGTGAAGAGGAAGTTAATTCAAAATTGGAGCAGGTCATGGTCAGCTCCTATGCCAAAGTCAGTAGAATGGCAAAGGAGTATGGAACTGATATGCGCACCGCGGCATTTATGCTCTCCATCTTGCGTGTCAAGGAAGCAATGGAAGCACGGGGCTGGATCTAA
- the dnaI gene encoding primosomal protein DnaI, whose protein sequence is MQAINRSLEAFVKARNLDGKIKINLSDVLEHPLVEEWLARHPQWTKEQLERFAIKVKHYVREEENCRRCQGLAKCPNLLKGHYARLLAYSGMLDVTYTPCHYLKQADQQARRAKLIKSHHIAADILQGSFRHFDQGDGGRLDAFQAVLDFCMSAQPGKSPMGIYLYGPLGVGKSYLLGAAANKLAERDIASYMVYTPEFFREVKGAIAEQKVEEKIEALQSVPVLILDDIGAETMSAWARDEVLGPILQYRVTHKLPTLYTSNYDYDQLEEHLAYSQKGGIEQMKAKRIMERIRHYTRPCFMEGPNRRKQA, encoded by the coding sequence ATGCAAGCCATCAACCGGTCACTGGAGGCTTTTGTTAAAGCGCGAAATCTGGACGGTAAAATAAAGATCAATCTTTCAGATGTACTGGAACATCCATTGGTTGAGGAGTGGCTGGCCCGTCACCCACAGTGGACAAAGGAGCAGTTAGAACGCTTTGCCATCAAAGTGAAGCACTACGTGCGTGAGGAAGAAAACTGCCGGAGGTGCCAGGGGCTGGCCAAGTGCCCCAACTTGCTCAAAGGGCATTATGCCCGGCTTTTGGCCTACAGCGGCATGCTAGATGTCACCTACACCCCCTGCCATTATCTAAAGCAGGCGGACCAGCAAGCCAGAAGAGCAAAATTAATTAAGAGTCACCACATTGCCGCCGATATCCTGCAAGGCAGCTTCCGTCACTTCGACCAGGGAGATGGCGGGCGGTTGGATGCTTTTCAGGCTGTCCTCGATTTCTGCATGAGTGCTCAGCCGGGAAAAAGCCCCATGGGCATTTATCTGTATGGCCCACTGGGAGTGGGGAAAAGTTATTTGCTAGGTGCTGCGGCCAACAAATTGGCGGAACGTGACATCGCCTCATATATGGTATACACGCCTGAATTCTTCAGAGAAGTGAAAGGGGCCATTGCTGAACAGAAAGTGGAAGAGAAGATTGAAGCCTTACAATCAGTGCCAGTGCTTATTTTAGATGATATCGGTGCAGAAACAATGTCAGCCTGGGCCAGAGATGAAGTGCTGGGGCCTATTTTACAATACCGGGTCACCCATAAACTGCCCACTTTATATACCTCCAATTATGACTATGACCAGTTGGAGGAACATCTGGCCTATTCCCAAAAAGGGGGCATTGAACAGATGAAGGCTAAGCGTATTATGGAACGTATCCGTCACTATACCCGGCCCTGTTTTATGGAAGGGCCCAACCGGCGCAAACAAGCATGA
- a CDS encoding replication initiation and membrane attachment family protein codes for MTTTWKYVRPMDGYKVRVTEQPGLFQLKILYQLYQPLIGAESLSLYVTLFSETEGDRHYSNEKKHQWLMKVMALPLDRIYYARLRLEAVGLLRTYRLQTGEGALFHYELHPPLSAEQFFADDVLSIWLYNQVGPVHFKQLRARFAHYLGEAEEPEQAEELTKPFHEVFTSIHPSELTTQAGSQTQQDLQEAAQAYPLPKYSGRKGQALRFDDYELDLDLVKSFMMKGLDRDQIFTPENVQEIKKVAFFYQLDERRLSQLIQDSLTIDDCLDVAELRRQAKWHYHAQYGNPPRVRMIIPENGEEGEPKRRAKEQQAGSGGTAEEGRILSDEERHLQVLQTMSPLQLLGAYQDGGKVAEADVKLVEELIFDYQLEPSVVNVLIEYILLTNQFRLPRSLVTKVAAHWKRLKITDMRQALEVAKKEHQQYKKWQEKRQHGEGQSARQGSPLNKATRGGKRTGVRKDVIPAWVAEQDKYHSSPQANRKSIQNKTDQELAAATQTQALSEEQKRERIKSLLKALGEWEE; via the coding sequence ATGACCACAACATGGAAATATGTGCGCCCCATGGACGGTTATAAGGTGAGGGTGACTGAACAGCCTGGTCTTTTTCAGCTAAAAATATTATATCAATTATATCAGCCGTTGATCGGGGCAGAATCATTGTCCCTTTATGTTACCTTGTTTAGTGAAACAGAAGGGGACCGCCACTATTCCAATGAGAAAAAACATCAGTGGCTGATGAAGGTGATGGCGCTTCCCCTGGACCGGATTTATTATGCCCGCTTGCGTCTGGAAGCGGTCGGCTTATTAAGAACCTACCGTTTACAAACAGGCGAAGGTGCGTTGTTTCACTATGAGCTGCATCCCCCGCTCTCAGCGGAACAATTTTTTGCGGACGATGTGCTCAGTATTTGGCTGTATAATCAGGTTGGACCGGTCCATTTTAAACAGCTGCGTGCCCGCTTTGCTCATTATTTGGGAGAAGCAGAGGAACCTGAGCAGGCAGAAGAGCTGACCAAGCCGTTCCATGAGGTCTTTACTTCTATCCATCCCTCTGAATTGACGACTCAGGCAGGGAGCCAAACCCAGCAAGATTTGCAGGAAGCGGCACAAGCTTATCCGCTTCCTAAGTACAGCGGGCGAAAGGGACAAGCCCTTCGCTTTGACGATTATGAACTGGACCTTGATTTGGTGAAAAGCTTTATGATGAAGGGGCTTGACCGGGATCAAATTTTCACACCGGAAAATGTCCAAGAGATCAAAAAGGTGGCTTTTTTTTATCAGCTGGATGAAAGGCGCCTGAGCCAACTGATCCAGGACAGCTTGACGATAGACGACTGTCTTGATGTGGCTGAGTTACGGCGTCAGGCTAAATGGCATTACCATGCCCAATACGGGAATCCGCCCCGGGTGCGCATGATCATCCCTGAAAACGGAGAGGAAGGGGAACCCAAAAGGAGAGCCAAAGAGCAGCAAGCAGGGAGCGGTGGTACAGCAGAAGAGGGGCGTATACTTTCGGACGAGGAGCGTCATTTACAGGTTTTGCAAACGATGAGTCCGCTGCAGCTTTTGGGTGCCTATCAAGATGGGGGAAAAGTAGCTGAAGCCGATGTTAAGCTGGTGGAAGAACTGATCTTTGATTATCAGCTGGAACCCAGTGTGGTCAATGTGCTGATCGAGTATATTCTGCTGACTAATCAGTTCAGGCTCCCTCGCAGCTTGGTGACCAAGGTGGCGGCCCATTGGAAAAGATTAAAGATCACTGACATGAGACAGGCCCTTGAAGTGGCTAAAAAAGAGCACCAGCAGTATAAAAAATGGCAAGAAAAACGACAGCATGGGGAAGGTCAAAGCGCACGGCAGGGATCTCCGCTGAACAAGGCGACACGCGGGGGCAAAAGGACAGGCGTGCGTAAAGATGTTATTCCCGCCTGGGTGGCGGAACAAGATAAGTATCACTCTAGCCCGCAGGCAAACCGGAAGTCTATACAAAACAAAACAGACCAAGAGCTAGCAGCAGCCACTCAGACACAGGCACTGAGTGAAGAGCAGAAACGAGAGCGCATTAAGTCTCTGTTAAAGGCATTGGGAGAGTGGGAGGAATAG
- the nrdR gene encoding transcriptional regulator NrdR, producing the protein MRCPYCSHLGTRVLDSRPSNEHRSIRRRRECEQCQRRFTTFEIVEESPIMVIKKDGTREEFSREKVLRGLIRACEKRHVSMETLENMVNEIETELRNGGKQEYPSKEIGEKVMDKLYHVDEVAYVRFASVYRQFKDINVFVKELTDLLRKSR; encoded by the coding sequence ATGCGCTGTCCATACTGCTCTCATCTGGGAACCCGGGTCCTAGACTCACGACCTTCCAATGAACACCGTTCCATTCGGCGCAGACGGGAATGTGAACAGTGCCAGCGCCGCTTTACCACCTTTGAAATAGTCGAAGAAAGTCCCATTATGGTGATCAAAAAGGATGGGACACGGGAAGAGTTTAGCAGGGAGAAAGTGCTGCGTGGGCTAATCAGAGCCTGCGAGAAACGTCATGTGTCAATGGAAACACTGGAGAATATGGTTAACGAGATAGAAACAGAGTTGCGTAACGGGGGAAAACAGGAATACCCCAGCAAAGAAATTGGTGAAAAAGTGATGGATAAGCTGTATCATGTGGATGAAGTGGCCTATGTCCGCTTCGCTTCCGTATATCGTCAGTTTAAAGATATTAATGTATTTGTCAAAGAGCTGACCGATCTGTTGCGTAAATCACGCTAA